The genome window CCTCTGTAAAGAGGCAAAATAAACTCAGACAGTCTTCAGGTAACCTCTAGCCCCCTATGGACATTCTCTTCCCGGTGAGGGAAGTTTTCATTCCTGGATTCTGAGCCCTTACTGCACTGCCCGTATCAGGGAACCTGCACCCTCATCACTGTGTAAATGACGAAGCACTATATATTTGCAGACCTCTTCCCACATCCTCAGAGATAGGCAGCCACGGGATTATGCCTAGATGATCAAAGAACGGAAGCCAGAGAGGGTGCAAAACATGCCCTCAGTCACTCAGCAAATTTGGGTCAGAACAGGGACTGGAATCTAACTCCTGACTCCTCTGTTATGCTGCTTTAGAATGACAGATTGACAGCTAGCAAGACCTTGCCAGGACTGAATCTCTAACTTCTACAACTTCCAGGAGTGTCTTAAGTTCCAGGAGTAGGAGATGTCTCTACCACATCTAGACCACTCTCTATCCCTTCCCAAGGCCTCTCAGACAGTACAACACTTCTAGGATCcagagaaagactgaaattccagAAGAAGCCACATTCAGAATCATAAGGATCTTCTAGTCTAACCCATTCATTTTCAAGTCCAGAAAACTATGGCTCCAGAGGCTCCAGAGCTATtgggtggcagagccaagactccCATTCCAGTGCTCCTTTTACAGCATGGGCTATCCTGTGAGAACCAGCCAGGTAATTCAGTTGCACTTCCAAGGCCAGTAAAACTTCAGTTAGGGCTGTGTCCTCAGGATCCAGCACACTGACCCAGACAAAGCAAGTCAAAGTTGTTGGAGCCTAAAAACCCTAGGCCAACAGGCAATCCAACCTGCTCCTCCAACAGGCGGATTTTTCTCCTGCCCTTGCTGcagttcccccacccccaggtgcaCCCTGTCGCATTCTTAGCCCTAGTAACTATAATTCCAGGCCATCTGTTATCCTTGCTCATTCTGAAATGAAGAACAGGAGGCCCAGAAGCTTACTCACCCTCTGGAAAGGATTTTGTTTTGCCTGAGAAACAAATATCTAAActagtaccaaaaaaaaaagagagagagagagaccagttACAAGACCAATTCTCTTGCTCTTAAGTTCATCTTTCTAGTCTCTCCCTAATCCTCACACCTtgcccccaccaaaaaagaaaaaatcccgGGAGAGAGATGGGAATTAATACCTCTGGACCAGCATTAGCGTGCTGGTGGGGCAAATCATGTGTCAGCAGTGTCTGAGCAAAGAGCCTCAGTCCTTCCTCCCGGTCCTGAACGCCCATCTTCCTTGGAACTGCCCTCCGCCTTCCAGCTCGAAGgacccctcccagccccctcccagcgACAAGGGCCTGGCTGATCTGACCCCACCCAGCTCCTGTGTCTGGGTCTCCTGCCCGCCCTCCCCCCACCAGGCCTTGCTTACTTATCCCCTCCGCGTTGGGGAAGATAAGCTGCTTTACTCCATAGTCACTGTCCTTTGGTTCTAGATGCTTTACGTAGTTATCCTGCCTCATCTCCTGAACAATCCTGGgagtccccattttacagatgagaattgAGGCTCAAAGAGGGTCAGTAGGTGAGCCTGTTTTACAGCTAAAAACATTAGCAGAGCTGAAATTTTAGCCCGCctgaccccaaaactcttgttgTTTCcactgttcattcaacaaatgcttagTGAAGACTTGttttgttccaggcactgtggctCCAGCCCTCCTGCCTCCTAGGAGCTGCATCACTAGACAGGAAAGGGGGGGATTTAGTGGTGCCACACTCAGTGATGGCTTTCCTGAGAAGCCATAAGAAGGCCAAGTTGCTGGCAAGATCGCTCAAGGAGATCTGGATGCGGAGCTGCAGAGCTGCAGAGCTGCAGAGCCTGGAGCCCGGGCTGGCACCCCCGGCCTGCAGTGGGTGGGCCACGGCTGGCCCTGTCTCCCGGATCCTAACCTTGGCTTCATAGCCGAGACTGATGAGCTCCATCGGCCTCCAATAGAAATGGTGCCCCTCACTTCTCAGGGTTTGCTTCTTTGCTGCCTCTGGAGTTTCTGTCACCAGAGACAGATCTTTTCTCACTGTCTGAACTGACTGTAATGAAGTGGGTAGTTTTCAACTTCCTGGAGGGAGTGGACAGAGCACTGGGAGTTCAGGATCTCAGGGGTGCCACCTCCCAGTGACATTTCTCCCTCTCCACCAGCTAGTTCCTTTTTGAGATTAAGTGCTTCTGGGCAGGAAAACCAAGGAACACATGCCCCCAATGCAGCTTCCATCACCTACTGTGGGGGCAAAGGGATGTGAAGTGGGAAGCGAACACGTTAGCATTTGTAGAAGATTACAATGTGCCAGCACCGAGATACCTCACACATCATTTCATGTGATCCCCACCACCTATGATGTAGGTAGAACTGCATCTATTTTTcatacaaggaaactgaggcttagagacaGGTCATGAATGGTACGAGGTCATACAGCTAATAACTGTAGAGCTGGGATTCCAACCGTGGTCTGTACTGAGTTCAAACAACATGCCTAACCCTTGGGACTGAGATAGGCATCTGCCCAGCCCACAACACCCTCTTCTCTGAGAAAGGGCTCCAGCTCCTCACACTGGTTCCTGGGGTTGGCCGAGTTGTCCATCCTTAGGCTCCAGGAGGCATCTCTGATTCCATAAGGCAATTCATTTTGTGACTAAAAACAGCCTGATGGAACTTCTGGTATTTGCAACCAAAAGACCATCAAGGAAGACCTACATCCTTGCCTCTGCTGACCTTCCTCTACACATCAGTGCCCTTCCCTCCAGctttatatacacacaccacagaGCCTCAACCTGGAAACAAGCATTCTAGGAAATACTGAGCTCCCTTAGAAAAACTCCAAACACCCCTCCCTAGCAGtactggggtggggaagggtagTTCAAAGGACCAGTAAACTTTCACTGTCAGCCTTTCAGTTTTtaactaaaaaggaaaacaaaaggcacccacctcaccccactCAAGGAGGGCTATCCCAGGAGAACAGGGTGGGCCGGTTCTCCTGAGCTGCTCCACACTTTACAACAATCCCAGCCAGGGAAGGAAACAAcaaccccaccagaaaagaaaaactcctGGGAGAGAGATGGGAAGACGGGGGAGGCTGGTGATGCCCCTTCAAGTCCACTGGAAGCACCATACCCTCAGCTATCAAGACCTCTGTGGCACTTGATTGGTGGGCCCTGAAACattaatgtcacacacagaagACTGGGTTCAAGTACTCAGAAAAATGCATTCTGGAACTGACAGAAATGTGACAGAACTGCAAGTAGTGCTTGAACTCAGACCTGTGTGTGTGACACTAATGTTTCAGGGCCCATTTGTGTCTTGAGCACTGTCAAAACCACCCTGGTGGAGTGGGGTGATGGCACTTTCTGTGCAAGAAATGTTCTACAGGGGTGTTTTGATTTCACTGTGCCTCACTTCAGTTCtcttactgagtacctactgtgtgctagggataaaaatacagaaaggatAGTAAAGTCAGCCTCTGGTCACAAGTTGTTCCTAGTCCAGTGAGGGAGAGGAACATGGAAACCCTGGCTTGCCACAAGGCAGAGTGAAATAAGCATGAAATACAGATTGGGGCAACTCATTATGACAGAACAGGGAAGGGGGGCCTCTTAAAGCCAGCAGGTTTGGGtccaagccacagtaatcaatcaTCCTGGGAGTCAGCAGGGATATGAGTGAACGGGTGTCAGAAGGTTTCCTGGAGGCTGATGCTGGAAGAATGAGGCGGCTTCCTGAAAGTGGAGAAAAGGAAGCGTGCCTGACTAAGGGAGTGGGTTGGGGGAGTGCCGGAGGTAGGGAGTGAGAGGCTATACCAGTCAGAGCACCCCCACTGCAGATGCCAGTGGGGCCCTAAAtgggcttctctctctctccattctcaCTGCTGCCCACCTCTAGCCTCACCTGTTGTCAAGGGAATCCAGATATTATTGGGGTATCCAGTACTCTGGTATCTTGATTCTCGGCTCCCCAGACCTTTGGAAGTTCCCTTcagttgttatttcttttggTAATTGCACTTTTAAACTTCCCTTTGAGTCTACCACATCAACTTGGAACTCAGCATTTGGACCTGGAAAGAGAAAGGTGAAGGTCACACTGAGGCCGACCCAAAAGATCTCTCTACAGAAACCCCTGCTTGGAGCAGCCCCTCCTGGGCTCTCCTCCGCAGTCCCTTCCCTCCTGAGGAAGCCCTCCAGCTGTGGATCTCCAGGAAACTCTGTTCTCACCAGGAGTCTCAGCAGTCACACAATCCCGGGTTTGAACCTGCTCTGCCATATGCTTACCAAAAGACCTTGGATAAATTgattaacctctctgaatctgtttcctcatctatcgAAGGAGAATATTAATAGTATCTATTACCAgtgactgagaaaataaaataatgcagttAAGCAttagcaaagtgcctggcacacatacacacacactaaatactcaataaatgtgagctTGTCCTATTTAACTATTTGAGAGGCTGAAATGAGACAAGGATAAGTAAAGCTAAAGAATTAGGAGCTCCTGCCAATTAGGAAATAAGAATTAAGCAGAGATCCATCTCTGGTGTTTGTGTAAACCATGCAGATGTAAAACGAGGCAATGCTGGGAAGTTGCCTATGCACGTGGACGCTGCCTAGACTGATCAGGTGCTTTCATGAGGGCCTTGATTCCAAGTCAGCTGCTGCTGCCCCAGAGTTAGCAGAACACGTGTGGAGATGCCGCCAGGCTGAGTGCCTGTCTCTCAGACTTCTGTAGGTATGAACCTACAGAGGAGAGAGAGCTTCTACTGCTAGGCTTTGGGGATGGGGCTGGATTTCCAGAGAAAAACGCATTCTGGAACTGACAGAAATGTGACAGAATTGGAAGCAGTACTTGAACTCAGTCCTGTGTGTGTGACACTAATGTTTCAGGGCTCATTTGTGTCTTGAGCACTGTCAAAGTGAGTGTATTTTatcagggagaaaagaaaaatcaagcctATGCCAACAAAGAGTATagaatggagaagaggaaaaaggagtAACTTTACACTGGAGAAATCTGACAAAaactacctcagccaggtgaccAAGGTCAACATCAACGATGGTAAGTCATGCTGACAGTATGTGCCCTTGATGTGATGATTAAAATGGCATTTTATATCCCCAAAACCCATTACCTCAttctaaccatgagaaaaaaatcaaattccaaCAGAGACGCACCCTACAATATGCCTGACCGATACTCCTCCCAAcagtcaaggtcatcaaaaacaaggaatgtCTGAAATATtgtcacagccaagagaagcCTAAGGAAATAAGACTAAAGGTAATGTGGGATCCTggcacagaaaaaggacattcgGTAAAACCTAAGATAGTCCGAGtaaagtaaattgaaaaaaaacaaaaaacctatgAATACTTTAACCACACCATCAGCACTGTacagtttaaaaacaaataatccacttGAAAGGGATTCAATTCAAATTATCAATCCATGTCattcttaaggattttttttttaagtttgattttACATCTGCCTCTGAGTTTTTTAAGCAAACAGGCTTTCCCTTAAAGGAAGTTAACTGATTTAGTCaatattttttccccatatttaCTCTTTGTCCCTGCTCCTGGGGAGTGATACGATCATGGCAAAACACCTTAGTCCTTGtttaaagtttttttgttttcagtgaacTGGTTATTTGGCAAGCTGATTTTCTGAGTACTAGCTTTTAGCAATTGGCTCTTTGGCAATTTGCTTTTCAGAGAATTGACTCAGAATCTTTGAAAAATGCCGATATGAAATTTTCCTCAAGTCCCGTGCTTGCTTAATTAAACTCCACTTATGGAAAGGCCTACCACTGCCAAGTAATCTGAGCCCTGCTCCTGGTCACATAACAGCCATGCCTGGCACACGGCAGGTGCTCTAAAGCTGTTCGGTGGTGTTAGAATTCTTTTCATCTCTTGGTGAGACCCAATGGGCTACAGTAGAGATGTCTGAGGTGTCAAACTCCTTACCAAGAGTCACAAGATACTAAGAGCAGTCTTCAATAAGGGTTCAGCAACACTTACTCTGGGGCTTCTGAAACCCAAGAAACCTCAGGAATAGCTGATCTTGGAGGCGGGGGGATGGAGTAGACTCCTCTGTAATTCCCTTCATGCTCTTAGGGAGTTCTGCTCACTAACAgcatcccatttggtcatgatctCCAGGAAACATGAAGGGGTAATAATAATGACTGCCACCAGCAGAATGACTGGGGCTAACTCTTACTGAGCGCTTTTTCTGTGCAGACACTGTATAAATGACTTACACAATTCATCTCATTTGATTCTTGCAACAGTCTTCTCGagttgacagatgaggaaacaaacttAGAGAGATACAGCAATCAGTCCAGAGGCCACCCAGCTGGTGAGTGAAAGAGCCAGGCTTAGATACCAGATGCCCCGAGCTCTAAAGCCAGCAGCCTTTCTActgcttccatttatttatccatttaaatggtaaacaagtaaataaatgggAGGACCTCAGCTAATTTAAAAGTGAATtatttacaaagggaaaaaaacaagaaaggaagactATTTAGGAATTCTTTGtgtccaataaaaataaatttccactTACCCCATTGCCTTCTCCCCAAGCAGCTCTTTTACGCATTTCTTAAATTGATGGGTGTGGAAGTATACATGCAAATTCCAGTTTCTTTCTTGACTGGTTGACTTGGTTGATAGCAATGGGGAGTAGAGTCGGGGGAAGGAGTGGGCCAGTCCTCTGGCTGGCCATCTCCACCCACCTCATATTCACCTCGGAGCCCAGAATACAGATTATCAAACAGCCCTTcaccctcttctctctccactATGTCCTACAAGACAAAGCCTGTCCTGAAGTGCCAGCATCGGAATAAATCTCTTCTTCACAAGACTTAAGCAGTGAAGTCTGTCAGCATCCATAATACTTCTGACAGCAATCGTATCCCCTCCAGCATCCATCTCTTGGCCCACAACTCTTGTGACTTTCTCAAATACACTGGCCACTGTACCTGGGTCAACTGGAAAAAGGAAGTCAATTTCAGTTTGAGGGTGGGGGATATTGGTTCAGGTTTTTTAA of Manis javanica isolate MJ-LG chromosome 4, MJ_LKY, whole genome shotgun sequence contains these proteins:
- the GSDMB gene encoding LOW QUALITY PROTEIN: gasdermin-B (The sequence of the model RefSeq protein was modified relative to this genomic sequence to represent the inferred CDS: inserted 1 base in 1 codon); this encodes MTGAGTEGHCGIPHPQTEIDFLFPVDPGTVASVFEKVTRVVGQEMDAGGDTIAVRSIMDADRLHCLSLVKKRFIPMLALQDRLCLVGHSGERRGAELPKSMKGITEESTPSPRLQDQLFLRFLGFQKPQSPNAEFQVDVVDSKGSLKVQLPKEITTEGNFQRSGEPRIKIPEYWIPQLPTSLQSVQTVRKDLSLVTETPEAAKKQTLRSEGHHFYWRPMELISLGYEAKVRIRETGPAVAHPLQAGGASPGSRLCSSAALQLRIQISLSDLASNLAFLWLLRKAITECGTTKSPPFLSSDAAPRRQEGWSHSAWNKTTFTVWWFSFQVEALLEQNWVEQPHDVGRDPEARILCAXYVAVSILLQLGEKPGFVSS